The following proteins are encoded in a genomic region of Deltaproteobacteria bacterium:
- a CDS encoding right-handed parallel beta-helix repeat-containing protein: MSRALALALSLALSWPLLSAVPASARRIVVVPGPGTPLQDGIDAALPGDTVRVGPGTYFEAVTIDKPLKVYGRKAVIDAGCGVLTAVQVAADAVTLRTLEVRGGNFYGIDATGRDRTVVDRLKVVPTCVGVEYGINVFQGTNMRIRGNVIEDPNGFGDAAIYIGGTPPDADLRVERNVLHAPNDRGIMIEDSLDNPGKPVGVRVRKNEITGAGVGIYVFGSNGVEILSNVVNAGTAAGILLTLNSSGNFVTGNRLAGNNPDVVDAGTNNCWRHNVYATGGPVPDC, translated from the coding sequence ATGTCCCGAGCCCTCGCCCTCGCTCTCTCCCTCGCGCTCTCGTGGCCGCTGCTGTCCGCCGTTCCCGCATCGGCGCGCCGCATCGTGGTGGTTCCGGGCCCGGGGACGCCGCTCCAGGACGGCATAGACGCCGCGCTGCCGGGGGACACGGTGCGTGTCGGGCCGGGCACGTATTTCGAAGCGGTCACCATCGACAAGCCGCTCAAGGTCTACGGCCGCAAGGCGGTGATCGACGCCGGCTGCGGGGTGCTGACCGCCGTGCAGGTGGCCGCCGACGCCGTGACGCTCCGGACGCTGGAGGTGCGGGGCGGCAACTTCTACGGCATCGATGCGACCGGCCGCGACCGAACCGTCGTCGACCGCCTGAAGGTCGTGCCGACGTGCGTCGGCGTCGAGTACGGCATCAACGTGTTCCAGGGCACCAACATGCGGATCCGCGGCAACGTCATCGAGGATCCGAACGGGTTCGGCGATGCCGCCATCTACATCGGGGGTACGCCGCCCGACGCCGACCTGCGGGTCGAACGCAACGTCCTGCACGCGCCGAACGACCGCGGCATCATGATCGAGGACTCGCTCGACAATCCCGGAAAGCCCGTCGGCGTGCGGGTGCGGAAGAACGAGATCACCGGCGCCGGCGTCGGCATCTACGTGTTCGGATCGAACGGGGTGGAGATCCTGAGCAACGTCGTCAATGCCGGCACCGCGGCCGGGATCCTGCTCACGCTGAACTCGAGCGGCAACTTCGTCACCGGCAACCGCCTCGCGGGGAACAACCCGGACGTCGTCGACGCCGGCACCAACAACTGCTGGCGCCACAACGTCTACGCCACCGGCGGCCCCGTTCCCGACTGCTGA
- a CDS encoding beta-lactamase family protein, with protein sequence MRTTDPVDLGLDPDRLARLVAAIEADVGAERYDGAVVLVARGGQVALHAAIGWADRAARRRAALDDVFTIFSVTKTLTTVALLMRIDRGEIALTTPVAEVLPEFGTCGKQRITVSQLLTHTAGLATGLPPLPMESLGDLSAFVAAACRQPLEATPGSSVHYSAITAHAVLAEIVRRLDGGTRRFRDVLDADVLRPLGMRDTALGLRPDLAARKVPVVVRDRSPGVFDPDLLEAFNVIVGPDTEIPAAGAVSTVADLFRLAECFRRGGEFEGTRLFAPALLRLATAIHTGDRPNGFYAFACEQRGWDPFPANIGLSFFVRGAGVFPTYLGLTSSPRTYAGLGAGSSMFWVDPERDLTFVLLSAGLLEETRNLERCQRLSDLVQAAAVD encoded by the coding sequence ATGCGGACCACCGACCCCGTCGACCTCGGCCTCGACCCCGACCGCCTCGCGCGCCTCGTCGCCGCCATCGAGGCCGACGTCGGCGCGGAGCGCTACGACGGCGCCGTCGTGCTCGTCGCACGCGGCGGCCAGGTGGCGTTGCACGCGGCAATCGGCTGGGCCGACCGCGCGGCCCGCCGGCGCGCCGCCCTCGACGACGTGTTCACGATCTTCTCGGTCACGAAGACGCTCACCACCGTGGCACTGCTGATGCGGATCGACCGCGGCGAGATCGCGCTGACGACGCCGGTCGCGGAGGTGCTGCCCGAGTTCGGCACCTGCGGGAAGCAGCGCATCACCGTGTCCCAGCTCCTCACCCACACGGCCGGGCTCGCGACGGGCCTGCCGCCGCTGCCGATGGAGTCGCTCGGCGACCTCTCCGCGTTCGTCGCCGCCGCCTGCCGGCAGCCTCTCGAAGCGACGCCGGGATCGAGCGTCCACTACAGCGCCATCACCGCGCACGCGGTCCTCGCCGAGATCGTCCGCCGCCTCGACGGCGGCACGCGCCGGTTCCGCGACGTCCTCGACGCCGACGTGCTGCGGCCCCTCGGCATGCGCGACACGGCGCTCGGCCTCCGCCCCGACCTCGCCGCGCGCAAGGTCCCGGTCGTGGTCCGCGACCGCTCGCCGGGCGTGTTCGACCCCGACCTGCTCGAGGCGTTCAACGTGATCGTCGGACCGGACACGGAGATCCCGGCGGCGGGCGCGGTGTCCACCGTCGCCGACCTCTTTCGGCTCGCCGAGTGCTTCCGGCGCGGCGGCGAGTTCGAGGGCACCCGCCTCTTCGCGCCCGCGCTCCTGCGGCTCGCGACCGCCATCCATACCGGCGACCGTCCGAACGGCTTCTACGCCTTCGCGTGCGAGCAGCGCGGCTGGGATCCCTTCCCGGCCAACATCGGCCTGAGCTTCTTCGTGCGCGGCGCCGGCGTGTTCCCCACCTATCTCGGGCTCACCTCGTCGCCGCGGACGTACGCCGGGCTCGGCGCGGGCTCGTCGATGTTCTGGGTCGACCCGGAGCGCGACCTCACGTTCGTGCTCCTCTCGGCCGGGCTGCTCGAGGAGACGCGCAACCTCGAGCGCTGCCAGCGTCTCTCCGATCTCGTGCAAGCCGCTGCCGTCGACTGA
- a CDS encoding SRPBCC domain-containing protein: MLITQTLDVAAPAATVWQVVTDLDRYPQWNPFVVACRSTLEPGTPIAMRVRVLPFLAQPQRETIFEHVPGRCLRYGIHPLPLGALASERSHVVESAGEEHSRYVSRFELRGWLAPVVATLLGGRLERGFAAMSAGIKARAEALRSAALR, translated from the coding sequence ATGCTGATCACGCAGACGCTCGACGTCGCCGCCCCGGCGGCGACGGTATGGCAGGTGGTGACCGATCTCGATCGCTACCCGCAGTGGAACCCGTTCGTGGTCGCGTGCCGCTCCACCCTCGAGCCCGGCACGCCGATCGCGATGCGCGTTCGCGTGTTGCCGTTCCTCGCCCAGCCGCAACGCGAGACGATCTTCGAGCACGTGCCCGGACGATGCCTTCGCTACGGCATCCACCCGCTGCCGCTCGGCGCGCTGGCGAGCGAACGCTCCCACGTCGTGGAGTCGGCCGGCGAGGAGCACAGCCGGTACGTTTCGCGCTTCGAGCTCCGCGGCTGGCTCGCTCCCGTGGTCGCGACGCTGCTCGGCGGCCGCCTCGAACGCGGCTTCGCGGCGATGAGCGCCGGCATCAAAGCGCGCGCCGAAGCTCTGCGCTCCGCCGCGCTACGGTGA
- a CDS encoding aminoacetone oxidase family FAD-binding enzyme, translating into MSTPVRPPCPATADVVVVGAGAGGLAAAIFAAEAAPQRRVVALEGAARIGAKILVSGGGRCNVTHDVVTADDFNGVRPVVRNVLAAFGVAATVEWLASLGVELKREETGKLFPVSNRAATVVQALVARCRALGVTLATGHRVADVAPGAHGGLRVRHTDGVVDARRVVMATGGRSLPKSGSDGGGFEIVARLGHTVTPTHQALVPLVFAPESPFGALAGVSHPAELATFAGGTLVDRRAGSLLWTHVGVSGPVVMDASRHWVIAAAAHAAPELRMSLFPGEDFAAVDRRLTTLARARPKLSLTRMLAERVPERAAATLVRVAAAVEPATPIARLTREERRRVVHALTALPLPVERPRGWNYAEVTAGGVPLAEVDHRTMASRVVPGLHLVGEMLDCDGRIGGFNFQWAWATGHLAGRALAQGD; encoded by the coding sequence ATGTCCACACCCGTCCGACCGCCCTGCCCCGCGACCGCCGACGTCGTCGTCGTCGGCGCCGGCGCCGGCGGGCTCGCGGCCGCGATCTTCGCGGCGGAGGCCGCGCCGCAGAGGCGCGTCGTCGCGCTCGAGGGCGCCGCGAGGATCGGCGCCAAGATCCTGGTCTCGGGCGGGGGACGCTGCAACGTGACCCACGACGTCGTGACGGCGGACGACTTCAACGGCGTGCGGCCGGTGGTGCGGAACGTGCTCGCGGCGTTCGGCGTCGCCGCCACCGTCGAATGGCTCGCGTCGCTCGGCGTCGAGCTCAAGCGCGAAGAGACGGGCAAGCTCTTTCCGGTCTCGAACAGGGCGGCGACGGTCGTGCAGGCGCTCGTCGCGCGCTGCCGGGCGCTCGGCGTGACGCTCGCGACGGGGCACCGCGTGGCCGACGTGGCGCCCGGCGCCCACGGCGGTCTCCGCGTCCGGCACACCGACGGCGTCGTCGACGCGCGCCGCGTCGTCATGGCGACCGGCGGCCGCTCGCTCCCGAAGAGCGGCAGCGACGGCGGCGGCTTCGAGATCGTCGCGCGGCTCGGCCACACGGTGACCCCGACCCATCAGGCGCTCGTGCCGCTCGTCTTCGCGCCGGAATCGCCGTTCGGCGCGCTCGCCGGCGTCTCGCACCCCGCCGAGCTCGCGACCTTCGCCGGCGGCACGCTCGTCGACCGGCGTGCGGGCAGCCTGCTCTGGACGCACGTCGGCGTGAGCGGGCCCGTCGTGATGGACGCGAGCCGGCACTGGGTGATCGCCGCCGCCGCGCATGCCGCCCCCGAGCTCCGCATGAGCCTCTTCCCGGGCGAGGACTTCGCGGCGGTCGACCGCCGGCTCACGACCCTCGCGCGCGCGCGGCCGAAGCTCTCGCTCACCCGCATGCTCGCCGAGCGCGTCCCCGAACGCGCCGCCGCGACCCTCGTCCGCGTCGCGGCCGCCGTCGAACCCGCGACGCCGATCGCGCGCCTCACGCGCGAGGAGCGCCGGCGCGTCGTCCACGCGCTCACCGCGCTTCCGCTCCCGGTTGAACGACCTCGGGGATGGAACTATGCCGAGGTCACCGCCGGGGGCGTGCCGCTCGCCGAGGTCGATCATCGCACGATGGCGTCGCGGGTCGTCCCGGGCCTGCACCTCGTCGGCGAGATGCTCGACTGCGACGGCCGCATCGGCGGCTTCAACTTCCAGTGGGCGTGGGCAACGGGACACCTCGCAGGACGCGCGCTCGCACAAGGAGACTGA
- a CDS encoding class I SAM-dependent methyltransferase, producing MAAGPSRGFFDAWSTIYDFPLVQRATYQPIHDAVRKTLASEPCARILDLGCGTGRLAARLVAEPWAPMVVGCDFSAGMLAHAAERLRGDRGQAALVRGDGTRLPFADGAFDAAVSTEAFHWFPDQDAALRDLHRVLRPGGRLLLALVSPPFEIVADAVELGMRMVGQPLWWTTPSRLATQVRAAGFRVERQRRVFRIPGFLLLPTLTVARRSAELRRAL from the coding sequence ATGGCCGCCGGACCCTCGCGCGGGTTCTTCGACGCGTGGTCGACCATCTACGACTTCCCCCTCGTCCAGCGCGCCACCTACCAGCCGATCCACGATGCGGTGCGGAAGACGCTGGCCTCCGAGCCGTGCGCCCGCATCCTCGACCTCGGCTGCGGGACCGGCCGGCTCGCTGCCCGCCTGGTCGCCGAGCCGTGGGCGCCGATGGTCGTCGGCTGCGACTTCTCGGCCGGCATGCTGGCGCACGCGGCCGAGCGTCTGCGCGGCGATCGCGGGCAGGCGGCGCTCGTGCGAGGCGACGGGACGCGGCTGCCGTTCGCGGACGGCGCATTCGACGCGGCGGTGTCGACGGAGGCGTTCCACTGGTTTCCCGACCAGGACGCCGCCCTCCGCGACCTCCATCGCGTGCTTCGTCCCGGCGGACGGCTCCTCCTCGCGCTCGTGAGCCCGCCGTTCGAGATCGTCGCCGACGCCGTCGAGCTCGGCATGCGGATGGTCGGTCAGCCGCTCTGGTGGACGACGCCGAGCCGACTCGCGACGCAGGTGAGGGCCGCGGGCTTCCGGGTCGAGCGCCAGCGCCGCGTCTTCCGCATCCCGGGCTTCCTGCTGCTGCCGACGCTCACCGTAGCGCGGCGGAGCGCAGAGCTTCGGCGCGCGCTTTGA